One region of Archocentrus centrarchus isolate MPI-CPG fArcCen1 chromosome 6, fArcCen1, whole genome shotgun sequence genomic DNA includes:
- the LOC115782122 gene encoding DNA topoisomerase I, mitochondrial, with the protein MGREKDAKGDHKAKHKATKLKRLSDCESAGAVGDNIKSSPNPTKPTMKTDKGKSSKKLTVKTPKMENLESASSISESLKQEPQADDFSAKKKGVKRKRNKDEPIEGTSDSTNSPTLKREKKQRHLEEGGGDGTAQKKTSKKRTQKTLKAEEEEHAVSKKIKRTKEEIEEARQLKIKKKEEEEQNRWRWWEEEKYEDGVKWKFLEHKGPYFPPEYQPLPDNVHFYYNGKKVKLSLAAEEVAVFFAQMLDHEYTTKKVFRENFFKDWRKEMTDEERSLIQDLDKCDFGEIHSMHKAKVEARKNMSKEEKQALKEANQKIVDEYGYCLLDHHKERIGNFKIEPPGLFRGRGEHPKQGMLKRRIQPEDVIINCSKESRIPVPPAGHHWKEVRHDNAVTWLASWTENIQGSIKYIMLNANSKLKGEKDWEKYEVARKLKSCVDGIRNQYLQDLKSKQMVTRQRAVALYFIDKLALRAGNEKEEGETADTVGCCSLRVEHITLHEQLDGNECVVEFDFLGKDSIRYYNKVPVIKKVFKNLNLFLENKQPGDELFDRLNTTLLNKHLSSLMPGLTAKVFRTYNASITLQQQLKELTNKSDNVAEKLLSYNRANRAVAILCNHQRAPPKTFEQSMANLQAKIDARKEQLALAKTELKQAKKEAKTKGNSDPKLQALVERKKAAVKRCEEQLLKMEVQATDKEENKQIALGTSKLNYLDPRITVAWCKNMEVPIEKIYNKTQREKFAWAIDMTEADFEF; encoded by the exons cGAATCTTTGAAACAGGAGCCACAGGCTGATGACTTTAGTGCAAAGAAGAAAGGggtgaaaaggaaaagaaataaagacgAGCCCATCGAAGGCACCAGTGATTCCACTAATTCGCCTAC cttaaagagagaaaaaaagcaacGTCATCTTGAAGAAGGAGGAGGTGATGGAACGGCTCAGAAAAAGACGTCTAAGAAGAGAACACAAAAG ACGTTaaaggcagaagaagaagagcatgccgtgtcaaaaaaaattaagaggACAAAGGAGGAGATTGAAGAAGCAAGACAGCTGAAGATcaaaaagaaggaggaggaggagcagaatCGCTGGAGatg GTGGGAGGAAGAGAAGTATGAAGATGGGGTGAAATGGAAGTTCTTGGAACACAAAGGACCCTACTTTCCTCCTGAGTACCAGCCTCTACCTGACAATGTTCACTTTTACTATAACG GTAAGAAGGTGAAGCTGAGCCTGGCAGCAGAGGAGGTGGCCGTGTTCTTTGCCCAGATGTTGGATCATGAGTATACCACCAAAAAGGTGTTCCGGGAGAATTTCTTTAAGGATTGGAGAAAG GAAATGACCGACGAGGAAAGGTCACTGATTCAAGATCTTGATAAGTGTGACTTTGGAGAAATCCATTCCATGCATAAAGCCAAGGTAGAGGCCAGGAAAAACATGTCCAAGGAGGAGAAACAG GCTTTGAAAGAGGCCAACCAGAAGATAGTGGATGAATACGGCTACTGTCTTCTGGACCACCACAAAGAACGCATTGGCAACTTTAAGATTGAGCCTCCAGGGTTATTCCGAGGTAGAGGCGAGCATCCTAAACAAGGCATGCTAAAGAGAAGGATCCAACCAGAGGATGTCATCATTAACTGTAGCAA AGAATCCCGCATCCCTGTACCACCTGCTGGCCACCATTGGAAGGAAGTTCGGCATGATAACGCTGTGACGTGGCTGGCCAGCTGGACTGAAAACATCCAGGGCTCAATTAAGTACATCATGCTCAATGCCAACTCAAAACTCAAG ggAGAGAAGGATTGGGAGAAATATGAGGTTGCTCGGAAACTGAAGTCATGTGTGGATGGCATCCGAAACCAGTACCTCCAGGATCTTAAATCCAAACAGATGGTCACGCGCCAGAGAGCTGTGGCCCTGTACTTCATAGACAAG CTGGCCCTGAGAGCTGGTAatgagaaagaggagggagagacGGCAGACACAGTGGGTTGCTGCTCACTTCGTGTTGAGCACATCACCCTGCACGAGCAACTGGATGGCAACGAATGTGTGGTAGAGTTTGACTTCCTGGGTAAAGACTCCATTCGTTACTACAACAAGGTTCCTGTCATCAAAAAg GTTTTTAAGAATCTTAATCTCTTCCTGGAGAACAAGCAGCCCGGAGATGAACTCTTTGACCGCCTTAAT ACGACCCTTCTGAACAAACATCTGAGTTCTCTAATGCCCGGTCTGACTGCAAAGGTCTTCAGGACATATAACGCCTCTAtcactctgcagcagcagcttaaaGAACTAACAAACA AGTCTGACAATGTGGCAGAGAAACTGCTGTCCTACAATAGGGCTAACAGAGCAGTTGCTATTCTCTGTAACCACCAGCGGGCACCGCCAAAGACCTTTGAACAGTCCATGGCTAACCTTCAGGCCAAG ATTGATGCTAGAAAGGAGCAGCTGGCCCTAGCCAAGACGGAGCTGAAGCAGGCCAAGAAGGAGGCCAAGACCAAAGGGAATTCAGACCCAAAGCTGCAGGC GTTGGTGGAGCGGAAAAAGGCAGCAGTGAAGCGTTGTGAAGAGCAGCTGCTGAAGATGGAGGTCCAGGCAACTGACAAAGAAGAGAACAAACAGATTGCTCTGGGTACCTCGAAGCTCAACTACCTGGACCCACGCATAACCGTGGCTTG GTGTAAGAACATGGAGGTACCTATAGAAAAAATCTACAATAAAACCCAACGGGAGAAGTTTGCCTGGGCCATCGACATGACAGAGGCAGACTTTGAGTTCTGA